AAGCGAGCCGCCGCCAACCACCACCGCGTCCGCGCCAGCCACGTTCTCCACTATGAACCGGCGCTGGTCCGTCCCGGCGCGATCGGGAACCAATGGCATGACCTCCACACCGCCACGGTTATTTGCGATAGAGGCGAATTCTTCCAGGCACAGGTCGTCCCCCAGGTTGGAAAACCCGAGGTATGAGGTGTAAAGAATCCGCATTTGCGTTACCCTTCGCGCGCTTTTCCCGTGGAAAAGCTCATTTGCGTTTTTTCTGCAGGGCTTTTTTTACCTGCCATTCGATGTTCTTTTTCTCCCCGGCGAACCGGGCCGCCCATTCCGCCAGCGGAACGATATTACAGTTTTTCGTGACAATACCCCCCTCGGTGCAGTTATAGAACCTGGCGGGGCCTTCGTCACGTTTGAGATTCGTGAACGCCCACTCCATCCACTGTTTGGTCACGTGGAAATTCTTCCTGGTGGGCATGTTCCGTCCGAATATGTCCGAGTCTGTCACCATCTCGCCGGAGTCCTGCCCGGCCACGCCCGCGCTGTTTCCATATATGGTTCCACCGGCGTATGACGGAGTGTTCGCCGGGAAACAAAGGTCTTGCCCAATAAAGGCCACCTGCGGCGCGCCCATGCGAAACGCCAGGTCCAGCCCCACGGACAGCACCGACCCGCCGGGTATGAGGTATCCCGCCGCCGGCTCCATTTGGGCGATCCTTGTGAGGGCGGGAATGTCCGGCGCGAACTTGTTGTAGAACATCACATCGCCTTTCCACTGGCCCAGCGCCTTGGGATGGGCGATGGTTGGCGCCACTAATATGCGGCGCGATGTGTCCACCCCGTGGAAAAAATGGCCGATGTCCTCCTGCGGATCGAGAGTCACGGTAAGGGTGGGTGGAACCCCCTGCATTTCCAGCGCGCGATGTATGGTGTCCACCGCGATGATTATCACCCGGCCATGAAGGGCGTCCAGCCAATGGATGTTCTTGTCCAGCGACGGCCCCGCGCCCACCACCAGCGCCGGAATCCCGGTAAACCGGCCGAACAGCCGGGACACCCCGGGCGACCTGGCTATGACAGGTTTTATATTTTGGTAGTTCCCCATCCACAACCGCTCGAAGTTGTGGATGGTGGCGGTTTTGACTTCGTAGATCCGCTCCAGATCCATCGGCGGTCAGGAATCCTGGAGGGTTACCACCCTGTTGCGCCCCTGCCGCTTGGCCTCGTACAGGCCCTTGTCGGCCTTTTGAATCAGGCTTTCGGGCGAGTCGCCGGGTTTAAATTCCGCCACGCCGAACGACGCGGTAACGCTTATGGTTTTGGCCTGGCCCTCGCTTTTAAGGACAAACTCGTGGGCGTGCAAAGCCTCCCGGATGTTATCCGCCGCTTTCACCCCGGCGTCCAGCGCCGTTTTATAGGCTATAACGGCGAACTCCTCCCCGCCGTAACGCGCCACGGTATCGGCGGCCCGCACGGTTTCCTTGCCAACCGCGGCCACGGTGGCCAGCACCTTATCCCCCACCTGGTGGCCATAGGTGTCGTTGAATTTCTTGAAATGGTCAATATCGAACATGATCAGGCAGAAAGGCTCCTGGTAACGACTATAAGCCCCCGCCGCCTCTTTAAGTTTTTCATCGAAATAAGCGCGGTTGTAAACCTTGGTCAGATGGTCCACAAACCGGGCGCTCCGGGCCATTTCCAGCTCCACCTCCAGCTTGGCTATGCGCTCGGCGGACTCCAAAAGCTTCTTCTCCGAATCCGCCAGCCGTACCCGCGTGGCGGCGTTCTCCTTCTGGATGCTCATGGTCTCGCTGATGATGGCCCGCTGTATCTTCTTTATTTCGTCTATGCTTTCTGCGGCGGCCACCTGGCGGGAATAACTTTCCAGTTTCACGCCGAAGGTCTCGCTGGAGATGGCCAGGGATTTAAGCTGGTTCGTCAGGGCGCTGATGACCTTCTTTAACTCCTCCCGCTCCCGCCCCACTACAACAGACTCGTTGCTCTTGTTGATGAAGAAGTTATAAAGCGAGTGGCTCAGGCTCTCCACATCGGGGGATCTCAAGTCGGCGTATTTCCTGTCCCGGAGCGTGCTTAGGGTTTCGTAGAAAGGCTCCTTCTCGTCCGCCAGCACCAGCACACCCTTGGAGAAACAATCTATCAGCGCCATATATGGCGTCATCAGTTCCCGCGTCATCTCCTCCACGTCGCCCGCCATCGCGGACTGGCCGCCGGTAGCGCCCTGCTCGCCCTTGGAGAAAAGCGAGCCCAGGCTGGAGAGGAACCCGCCGCCTCCGGCTCCCCCAGGCGCGCCTTTGGCTCCCCCTTTTTCCCGGATGAAATAATCCACATGTTTTATCAGGGCGGCGTATTCCTTGTTGATTTGCTGGATCTGGAACAGGTTGTTGGCGCCCTTGATGCGCTGGAGCAGAACGTCCATCGCCTTGTCCAGGGTTTCGTTTTCTTTAACGTGGCCGCGGACCTGGCTGATCAAGGCGCCGGACAGCGTCTTGTAACCCTCTATCACCTGCTGGAGGATTTCGGCTTTTTCGCGGTATCGCTGGAGAAGCTCACTCATGCTTAAATCCCGTTTTCAATATTGGGAGCGCCTGTTCGGCCGGTTAAGGATTATATCACCACGACGTTATGCGGTTATCACCCGGCCCGGGCGCCGCTCGGTGGGCGCTCCGTCCAGCACCGCGAAAACCCCGTTCACCATGACATGGGCGATTCCGGAGGGATAGGCCAGCGGCTGGGAGTAAGTGGAGTTGTCGCCGATGGTTTCCGGGTTGAACGCCACGATGTCGGCGAAATAACCCTCTTTCAATTTGCCCCGGCCCGCGATCCCGAAAAATTCGCAGGCTTGCGCGGAGGTTTTCCGCACAGCCTCGGGAATGCTGACAAGTTTCTTCTCAAACACGTATTCCCGGAAAAACCTGGGGAACGAGCCGAAGGTGCGTGGATGGGGTTTACCCAGGGCCAGCGGCCCGTCCACAGCCCGGGCGCCCGCGTCGGAACCCACCACCACCCATGGCTTGCCAAGGATTCTTGAAAGGTTGTCTTCACTCATGCAGAAATATATGGCCTCCACATCGGTTTTCTCTTCCAAAAGAAGGTCGAACACGAATTCCAGCGGCTCTTTGCCCCTTTTAACGGCGCCTTCGGCCACGGTGAGCCCTTCGATATCCTTGTTTTTCTCCGTCACCACCTGCGACACCATCACCGTTTGCCAATATTCCGGTTCGGGATGGTTGCGCAATATCTCCTCGCGGAAAGAGGCCCGCTCCCGCTTGTCACCCAGCATGGCCACCAGGTTGTCTTTGCCCCCGTCGAAAGCCCTGTCGGGCAGGATAACCTGCAACCCCGTGTTGGACGCCAGGTATGGATAACGGTCCGCCATGATCTGTACCCCTTCCGCCATGGCGCCCTCCAGTATCCCGAAGGCTTTGTCCAGCTTGCGCCAGTTGTCTTTACCGGCGGTTTTCAAATGGCTCACCTGAAGCTTTGCCCCGGAGCCTTTTGCGATGGCCGTAACCTCCTCCAGCGACTCCAGCAGGCGCGGCCCTTCCGACCGGATATGGGACGTGAACACCTTGCCCCGCTCGGCCACTGGCCGGAAAGCTTCGATAAACTCCGCCGTCTCGGCGAAACAGGCTGGCGGATAAACCACCCCCACAGACATCCCCAGCGCGCCGTGATCCAAAGCCTGCGCCACGGTCTTCTGGATCTCTGTCATCCGTTCCGGGCCGGGTTTGCTGGAGTTGAACCCCAACACCGAGCCCCGCACGGTATTGTAACCAATAAGAGCTCCGTAATTCACCGCGGGCCGGGCCCGGTCCAGCGACTCGAAATACTCGTCCATGTTGGCCCAGTCCACCCGGACGCCGAACTGCTCCTCGTAATCCTTCGCCCGGCGGGCCAAAACCTCGCCGCCCATGGGCGCCGCCGAATAACCGCAGTTGCCCCCCACCTCGGTGGTAACCCCCTGCAGGACCTTGGAGCGGGCGCGGGGGTCTATTATCAGGTAATAGTCGGAATGGGAATGGATGTCCACAAAACCGGGGGCCACCACAAGGCCCTCGGCGTTTACCACTACATCCGCGCCCCGGCTGATATCAGGGGCAATGGCTGAGATTTTGTCCCCTTTCACCGCCACGTCCATTTTCTTCAGCTGGGGCGATTCCCCGTCGGCCACCAGGCCGTTTTTGATGATTGCGTCGTACACTTTTATTTCTTTCCCGTATCCGCGGCGGCCAAAGCGCCGGTTCCCGAATAGATACGCCGGTACATCACGGCGTTCCGGGTTACTTTTTTCACGTAATCCCGCGTTTCGGCGTATGGGATGAGTTCAACGAACTCGTCGTCTTCCACGCCGGCGAAACGCGTCATCCAGCGGTTTGCCACGGCGCCCGCGTTATACGCGGCCACAAGATATACAAGTTTACCATCGTATTTGCGCGCCAGTTCCGAAAGATGGGCCACGCCCAGCGTAATATTCACCGCCGGGTCGAAAAGCAATTCCTCGTCGAACCGGTTCTGCCCATCCTTCTCGGGCCCGAACAGCCCCTCATACATCGTCTTTCCGGTGGCGGGCATCAACTGCATGAGTCCCCTAGCCCCAGCCGGGGAAAGGGCTGAAGGGTTGAAGGCCGACTCCTGCCGGATAAGAGCCAGGGCCAGATACTGGTTCATACTATCGCGGGTGGCGGCGCAAAGCTCATCCCAATACCCCGCCGGGTAAAGAAGCCGCCACACCTCCCCGTTCATCCCCTCGCCTGTCTCCGCCTGTATCAATCTGGCCCGGCTGGCCAGCCGCATTGCCTCTCCGGCGTTACCCGCCTTGACGGACATCCAGCCCGCCCAAAGCATCCTTTCCGCGCTGGGTGGAGCGGCGTTTATAAAATAATCCAGTTCCGCTTTCACTCCCGGGCCGTGCCCTACCTCCAGCAGGGCCATTACCCGGTTAATCCTGTCCTCTTCCAGCTTATCCGTAGCCTGTGGGGTGGGGACATCCGGCATGGGCGGCGGCTGGGTTGCGGCCTCTTCCCAGCCCGCCGAAACCGCCGATACTTCGCCAGACAACAGAACCCCGTAATATGAGTTGGGGAATTTCCTTGATGTCTCCCCTCGCCATTGTTCCGCCTGCGGCCCGGCGCCAGCCCTGGCCCAGGCCCTTGCCGCCCAATACGTAAATTTTCCGTCTTGCCGGGTTAAAGGTATTTTTTGATGGGCTTCAATGAAATTTGCCGCGGCGTTTTCAAAACTCCCCCGCCGGTACTCCAGCCAACCCAGCCGCCATAACAGGTCATCATGCTCGTTGTCTGAAGGCGAAAGTTCCAGCGCTTTGCGATAATGGGCGGCGGCGGTTTCCCATTCGGCATTGGCTTCGGCTATCTTGCCCGCCAATATATGCGCCTGCCTTGCGATGGCCGGTTCTTTACCATCTTTCACCAATGTGTCCAGCCGGGCCCGCGCCTCGTCCGCCCGGTCGAAATTCCAGTCAATAACCGACATCTGCCGCAGGGCCATCTCGCCAAGCTGGCCGGACTCCGGATCCTCCGACAACATCGCAAAGGTGTTTTTAGCTTCTTCCCGGTTCCGGGCTTTGTATTGGGCCATGCCCAGCTTGTACATGATGTCCGCCTGGTCGCCCGAAGGGTTCTGGAGCATTAATTTCAGCTCGGCCTCCGCTTCTTTGTACCGGAACGCCGCCATCAGCTTTTGCGCGCGCCGCTCCAACATCTGCCGGTCCGGTTCGGGCGCTGTTTGTTCATGCTCGTAAAGTTTCTGGGCGAGCCTTTCCATGTTTTCCCGGGCGCGCCACGCCGAAGCGGCCGTGGGATAGTCGTAATACACCCTCTGATATCCCGCCGCCGCCTGCGCCAGCGCCCCTTGCGCCTCATGCCGGGCCGATTCGATCATCACCCGTTCCGGGATGAATTGGGGATTAACGTCGCTCTCGCTTATCTTTTCCAGCTCAACGCCGCACGCCTCCGGCGCCGGGTCCGCGCAGGCGGCCCGCAAAGTTTGCTCTTTGAGTTTTTTGATGATTGGCGAATCCGGGAACCGGGCTGTTACGGAATTTAATACTGTTTTTGCGAAGCCGGGTCTGCCATCCAGAAACTCCATTTGGGCCAGATCCAGCGCCGCATAGTCTTCCAGAATATAATCCCGCCCGATTAGCGGTAGCAGTTTTTCCCGCGCCTTCACTCTGTCGCCGGATTTCACATAATGCCTGGCCTCTTTATAAAGAAGCTGGTATTCCCCATGGGTAAGCTTTTGGGGCGCTGAGGGCGCAACCTGGGCGCCTGGCGCGCAAGCCCCCAAAATAATGCTAGCCGACGCTAACGCCGTGGCTATGTAAAAACCTGACCACTTCATCTTTCGTCAATATTGCCTTGGCCACATCTTCGGCCCCCTGATTTTCGCCAACTGATATTTTTACCGCGCCCCGGATACCGTTGAACCAGGTCACCTGCCGTTTGGCGTAGGCGCGGGTTTGCTGTTTTATTATACGTTCCGTCTCGCCGGGTTCTATCAGCCCGGCCAGCTCCTCGCATATCGTGCGGTACCCAAGGGAACGCATGGGCTTGATGTCCATATTATACCCTCTGCCCAATAGCCGCCTAACCTCTTCCCGCCACCCGGTAGCCATCATGGCTTCCACCCGGGTATCTATCCTCAAATT
This DNA window, taken from Nitrospinota bacterium, encodes the following:
- a CDS encoding DUF115 domain-containing protein — its product is MDLERIYEVKTATIHNFERLWMGNYQNIKPVIARSPGVSRLFGRFTGIPALVVGAGPSLDKNIHWLDALHGRVIIIAVDTIHRALEMQGVPPTLTVTLDPQEDIGHFFHGVDTSRRILVAPTIAHPKALGQWKGDVMFYNKFAPDIPALTRIAQMEPAAGYLIPGGSVLSVGLDLAFRMGAPQVAFIGQDLCFPANTPSYAGGTIYGNSAGVAGQDSGEMVTDSDIFGRNMPTRKNFHVTKQWMEWAFTNLKRDEGPARFYNCTEGGIVTKNCNIVPLAEWAARFAGEKKNIEWQVKKALQKKRK
- a CDS encoding GGDEF domain-containing protein, giving the protein MSELLQRYREKAEILQQVIEGYKTLSGALISQVRGHVKENETLDKAMDVLLQRIKGANNLFQIQQINKEYAALIKHVDYFIREKGGAKGAPGGAGGGGFLSSLGSLFSKGEQGATGGQSAMAGDVEEMTRELMTPYMALIDCFSKGVLVLADEKEPFYETLSTLRDRKYADLRSPDVESLSHSLYNFFINKSNESVVVGREREELKKVISALTNQLKSLAISSETFGVKLESYSRQVAAAESIDEIKKIQRAIISETMSIQKENAATRVRLADSEKKLLESAERIAKLEVELEMARSARFVDHLTKVYNRAYFDEKLKEAAGAYSRYQEPFCLIMFDIDHFKKFNDTYGHQVGDKVLATVAAVGKETVRAADTVARYGGEEFAVIAYKTALDAGVKAADNIREALHAHEFVLKSEGQAKTISVTASFGVAEFKPGDSPESLIQKADKGLYEAKRQGRNRVVTLQDS
- a CDS encoding D-aminoacylase, whose amino-acid sequence is MYDAIIKNGLVADGESPQLKKMDVAVKGDKISAIAPDISRGADVVVNAEGLVVAPGFVDIHSHSDYYLIIDPRARSKVLQGVTTEVGGNCGYSAAPMGGEVLARRAKDYEEQFGVRVDWANMDEYFESLDRARPAVNYGALIGYNTVRGSVLGFNSSKPGPERMTEIQKTVAQALDHGALGMSVGVVYPPACFAETAEFIEAFRPVAERGKVFTSHIRSEGPRLLESLEEVTAIAKGSGAKLQVSHLKTAGKDNWRKLDKAFGILEGAMAEGVQIMADRYPYLASNTGLQVILPDRAFDGGKDNLVAMLGDKRERASFREEILRNHPEPEYWQTVMVSQVVTEKNKDIEGLTVAEGAVKRGKEPLEFVFDLLLEEKTDVEAIYFCMSEDNLSRILGKPWVVVGSDAGARAVDGPLALGKPHPRTFGSFPRFFREYVFEKKLVSIPEAVRKTSAQACEFFGIAGRGKLKEGYFADIVAFNPETIGDNSTYSQPLAYPSGIAHVMVNGVFAVLDGAPTERRPGRVITA
- a CDS encoding transglycosylase SLT domain-containing protein, with the protein product MKWSGFYIATALASASIILGACAPGAQVAPSAPQKLTHGEYQLLYKEARHYVKSGDRVKAREKLLPLIGRDYILEDYAALDLAQMEFLDGRPGFAKTVLNSVTARFPDSPIIKKLKEQTLRAACADPAPEACGVELEKISESDVNPQFIPERVMIESARHEAQGALAQAAAGYQRVYYDYPTAASAWRARENMERLAQKLYEHEQTAPEPDRQMLERRAQKLMAAFRYKEAEAELKLMLQNPSGDQADIMYKLGMAQYKARNREEAKNTFAMLSEDPESGQLGEMALRQMSVIDWNFDRADEARARLDTLVKDGKEPAIARQAHILAGKIAEANAEWETAAAHYRKALELSPSDNEHDDLLWRLGWLEYRRGSFENAAANFIEAHQKIPLTRQDGKFTYWAARAWARAGAGPQAEQWRGETSRKFPNSYYGVLLSGEVSAVSAGWEEAATQPPPMPDVPTPQATDKLEEDRINRVMALLEVGHGPGVKAELDYFINAAPPSAERMLWAGWMSVKAGNAGEAMRLASRARLIQAETGEGMNGEVWRLLYPAGYWDELCAATRDSMNQYLALALIRQESAFNPSALSPAGARGLMQLMPATGKTMYEGLFGPEKDGQNRFDEELLFDPAVNITLGVAHLSELARKYDGKLVYLVAAYNAGAVANRWMTRFAGVEDDEFVELIPYAETRDYVKKVTRNAVMYRRIYSGTGALAAADTGKK